One Acidobacteriota bacterium DNA window includes the following coding sequences:
- a CDS encoding DUF3300 domain-containing protein, with the protein MSALVVLLAAAWLAVGGMSGTAAATPPGTAAPAAAAGQPAAPVDLTDAGWPREIACGDEMLILFQPQLEGYEGNRLQARAAIGVRSAGAQEPDRFGVVWMSARTEVDKVNRQVTLDDLRLSRIDFPTASDKGEGYLSFLAAKVPAKSWVLSLDRLEAALAALDIDHTVAGYEVKNDPPRIFYSNVPALLVLIDGQPVLQPMAGTALQRVVNTRVLIVFDAKSRTYYLHLMEGWLQAPDLNAGWTVVKKPSKDLQKAEQAALASKEINMLDGPPVSDSGDKKQTLKDAVKSATVPTVYLSLEPAELIQTTGTPQTESVPGTELLWVTNTGNNLFVDPAFGQYYVLLSGRWFRAKGFSGPWEYVPGAALPAGFARIPPDHPKASVLASVPGTGPAKEAVVANAIPQTAAINRAATKLTVTFDGEPKFKDISGTSLEYAVNSKTPVIRVAADSYWAVENAVWFAAPAPLGPWTVAVTVPAVIYTIPPSSPIHFVTYARIYGFSDEVVYVGYTPGYYGTVVTKERVVVYGTGWYYPPYLGTWWYGWPCTYGYAATFVWTSGGGWAVGFGVGYGWGWYYPYWGPWYWYGYPLYPAWGWGAWGGFAAVNVYGRWGEVSYAGTRAAWANPWTGNYGRAARYGAYNPNTGAVAGVSGFRNTNIYTGNTAAGIHGAAYNPETGRFVAGGAGYIGNIYSGDYEAGGRLIAYDKDTQTGFAVNKNNVYAGKDGNVYKYDRDSGNWYERSDGGWNPVDPPEKPARPDDKSGTTSRRTVADRTAATDRTVAADRAVDRTGTRPGGDSASRPPSAGRAKASERTQSLDRDFKARSQGEYRSRQFQSQSGNWTRGGAGRSLGGARGGRRR; encoded by the coding sequence TGTACTGCTGGCGGCGGCTTGGCTGGCGGTGGGCGGGATGAGCGGGACGGCAGCAGCGACGCCGCCGGGGACGGCGGCGCCCGCCGCCGCGGCCGGGCAGCCGGCAGCGCCGGTGGACCTGACCGACGCCGGCTGGCCGCGGGAGATCGCCTGCGGCGACGAGATGCTGATTCTGTTCCAGCCGCAATTGGAGGGATACGAGGGGAACCGCCTGCAGGCCCGGGCGGCCATCGGGGTCAGGTCCGCCGGCGCCCAGGAGCCGGACCGGTTCGGCGTGGTGTGGATGTCCGCCCGCACGGAAGTGGACAAGGTGAACCGGCAGGTCACCCTGGACGACCTCAGACTCAGCCGGATCGATTTCCCCACCGCCAGCGACAAGGGCGAGGGATATCTGTCGTTCCTCGCCGCCAAGGTGCCCGCCAAATCGTGGGTCCTCTCCCTGGACCGCCTGGAGGCGGCCCTGGCGGCGCTCGATATCGACCACACGGTCGCGGGCTATGAAGTGAAGAACGACCCGCCCCGGATCTTTTACAGCAACGTACCGGCCCTGCTGGTGCTCATCGACGGCCAGCCGGTGCTGCAGCCCATGGCGGGGACGGCGCTCCAGCGCGTCGTGAACACCCGGGTGCTCATCGTGTTCGACGCCAAGTCGCGCACCTATTACCTCCACCTGATGGAGGGGTGGCTGCAGGCTCCGGATCTCAACGCCGGCTGGACGGTCGTCAAGAAGCCCTCCAAGGATTTGCAGAAGGCCGAACAGGCGGCCTTGGCCAGCAAGGAGATCAACATGCTGGACGGGCCGCCGGTCTCCGACTCGGGCGACAAGAAGCAGACCCTCAAGGACGCCGTCAAGAGCGCCACCGTGCCGACGGTGTACCTCAGCCTCGAGCCGGCGGAGCTCATCCAGACGACAGGCACGCCCCAGACCGAGAGCGTCCCCGGCACGGAGCTGCTCTGGGTGACCAACACCGGCAACAACCTGTTCGTCGATCCCGCGTTCGGCCAGTACTACGTCCTGCTCTCGGGCCGCTGGTTCCGGGCAAAGGGCTTCTCCGGGCCGTGGGAATATGTGCCGGGCGCGGCGCTCCCCGCCGGGTTCGCCCGCATCCCGCCGGATCATCCCAAGGCCAGCGTGCTGGCCAGCGTTCCCGGCACCGGGCCGGCGAAGGAGGCGGTGGTGGCCAACGCCATCCCCCAGACCGCCGCCATCAATCGGGCCGCGACGAAGCTGACCGTCACTTTCGACGGTGAGCCGAAGTTCAAGGACATCTCCGGCACCTCGCTGGAGTACGCGGTCAACAGCAAGACGCCGGTGATCCGGGTGGCCGCCGACAGCTACTGGGCGGTGGAGAACGCCGTCTGGTTCGCCGCCCCCGCGCCGCTGGGACCGTGGACTGTGGCCGTGACGGTGCCCGCGGTGATCTACACCATCCCCCCCAGCAGCCCGATCCACTTCGTGACCTACGCGCGGATCTACGGCTTCAGCGACGAGGTGGTCTACGTGGGCTACACGCCCGGCTACTACGGCACCGTGGTGACGAAGGAGCGAGTGGTGGTCTACGGGACCGGCTGGTACTATCCGCCCTACCTGGGGACGTGGTGGTACGGCTGGCCGTGCACCTACGGCTATGCGGCGACCTTCGTGTGGACTTCGGGCGGCGGCTGGGCCGTGGGGTTCGGCGTGGGCTACGGCTGGGGCTGGTACTACCCGTACTGGGGCCCGTGGTACTGGTACGGCTATCCGCTGTACCCGGCTTGGGGCTGGGGCGCGTGGGGCGGTTTCGCCGCGGTGAACGTGTACGGGCGCTGGGGCGAGGTGTCCTATGCGGGTACCCGCGCCGCCTGGGCCAATCCGTGGACCGGCAACTACGGTCGTGCCGCGCGCTACGGAGCCTATAACCCGAACACCGGTGCGGTGGCCGGCGTGTCCGGCTTCCGCAACACCAACATCTACACCGGCAACACCGCCGCCGGCATCCACGGCGCGGCGTACAATCCCGAGACGGGGCGCTTCGTCGCCGGCGGGGCGGGGTACATCGGCAATATCTACAGCGGCGACTACGAAGCGGGCGGCCGCCTGATCGCGTACGACAAGGACACCCAGACTGGTTTCGCCGTGAACAAGAACAACGTCTACGCCGGCAAGGACGGCAACGTGTACAAGTACGACCGCGACTCGGGCAACTGGTACGAGCGGAGCGACGGCGGCTGGAATCCCGTGGATCCGCCGGAAAAGCCCGCGCGGCCCGATGACAAATCCGGGACCACCTCCCGACGGACCGTCGCCGACCGCACTGCCGCCACTGACCGGACCGTTGCCGCGGACCGGGCGGTCGACCGCACCGGGACCCGGCCGGGCGGGGACAGCGCGTCCCGTCCGCCGTCGGCCGGCCGGGCGAAGGCGAGCGAGCGCACGCAGTCGCTGGACCGTGATTTCAAGGCCCGCAGCCAGGGCGAATACCGCAGCCGGCAGTTCCAGTCGCAGTCCGGCAACTGGACCCGCGGCGGCGCCGGCCGAAGCCTTGGCGGCGCCCGCGGCGGACGCCGCCGGTAG